TGCAGTTTCTTAATGACAGCCTCACTCTCCATCACCTCGCAGCCCGTCACCTCGACAAGCTTGGTTAATGAAGCGTTGTGACGTACATCGGAGCGGAAACCACAACAGTCTTCGACTAAGGTGATGGAATAGCCGAACGTGGCGGCATCCATAGCTGAGGCGTGGACGCCGATATTGGTGAGCGATCCGCAAATATAAAGCTCGTGGACGAACTTGACGCGCATCATCTGGATCAACTGGCCGGAGGAAAAGACCGAGTAATGTGACTTGGACAAGTTGATATCCCTCTTGCCGATTGCTTCCTTGACGGCGGCGGGGTAATCGGCACCAGGGGTGCCAGAACGAACGACTTTGGGTCCAGGTTGGCTGAGGAAAGCCTCCGGGTCGGCATCGAAAGTTTCTTCGGGCGCTTGCTTAGATGCGCCTCCAATCCTTCTTCTAGCACGGGACTCGAGTATCTTGGGCTTGGGGATTGTGTCGGTAGCCCAGATCTGTTCCCCCGCGGCAAGGCGATACTTGTCGAATTCGCTGCGCACCCAGATAATATCGCCGACTTTGCGGAAGGCCTTTACCAGCTCTAGGGTACGTGTAATTAGTTCGTTGCCGTTTGTGACTGGTAGGGCGCCGTCGGCAGACATGAAATCGTTGTTGAAGTCAATCACCAACAGACCCTTGCGCGTCGGTAGCGTGGGCATGGCGGTCACATCGAAAGGAAACATCTTGGCGGGAGTTGGACCAGGCCAGACTTGTGATGGTGACCGGGTGGTGAATATCAGATGGTGTTCAGGGCGACGGGACCTCCCTGCCTTTCCTTCTCTCGAATTGGGTTTATCGAGTTGGTTGAAGTGCAGTAAATTATCCCATAAGCTTATCCAATGTCGGAAAACCAATCACCTCGGTACTGCCAAGATGCCGCTGTTTCCAGTACACAAAATGCTGCAGGCTTCATCAGTTCGCTGTCTTGGTCGTATGTAGAATTGGGGCCGAGAGTGACCGTACGGTGAGTGAAGAGAGGATACCGTAAGGAAAGCAAGCGGGACAGAGGCCGAGGGCTTTCTGATAAGTCGTCGTGGAAATATGCTGTGTCCTCGGTAGCGTATTATTACGTACCGAGCATCGCACTCGAAGGTTGATGAAGTCTGAGCCGGTGAAGTGAGTCTTTGAATTGGGCGAGACCGTAATCGTGCAACTGAGGGTTGAAGCGCAGGGCATTGGGTTGGGCGCCTGCTCGAATCGGCTCTCGTCCGATATGGAAGTGGGTCCAGCGGGGAgctacctaggtaggtaggtagcgaCCTATGAACAGCGGGGCCGCGAATGTGATACGCCAGCCCAGCAGTAAGCTATTTTGTGTCTTCTCATTTTCGAACGACTTCCACCTGGTATAAAATTCTTCATTCGGGGATCTCAGCTCGCGATCTCGGGCTAGACTGAGTGCTATATAGAGATACTATGGCAAATTCCAGCTATATAACGGCTCTTCGCGGGGCAAGCTGGGGTTCCTGCCGGTGGGGAAGATGAGAGGTTCAACTTTTCCCAGGCCATGCTTAGAGGAACGGACGGCGTGCGGGCCACGTTGAGGGAAATTGAGCACGCTGTAGGCCGGGCGGATAACTCCAATAATCAATAGTCGTGACGGAGGTACAAATTGTATCACGGAAAGACAAGAAAACGGGGATTGGTGGTTGAATACGCTAATTAATCGTGTCGGTCACGGTTCGACGCCGCACTCCTTTTCCAGCACGACCGCCAGTCAGTCCTCCTTTGCCCCATAGCACGAGACAGGAGAAGTGACAACTCCTTAGAGTAGACTGGCGAGATACTCGTAATGCGCCATACAGTTGTGTTCCTCGGTGATCACCATCGCTCCATTGAGCCAGCTTCTACCTGGGATGGATGTCAGTAATCTTCAGTGAGCCTACACAGGTAATCAAACTCACCAGCATCGACCAACCTGTCAAGATTGGCCTTGGATTCCGTGGTTTTACCACCCCAAATGAGTCTGTGAATCGTCAGCGTTGATGAGACATCGCTCCCTTCGAAGAGCATGCATACCTCTGGTGCTCATAAGGGTTGTAATCGTGGTGGGTTTGGCCAAGGCCATCAGAGAACGTCCTGATGTGTATATAATGCGCCTTGAATTTGCGCCCCAGCCACGAAGTCTTACCCACGACGAGACCAACATGAGAGCAAGAATAGGTGTCCATCATCCAGCGCCCCTTGTTTGTTGTAGCACGGTTGTAGTCGCCTTCGACCATCTCGTTGCAGTTCATGAAGTAGTAGTAGGTGTCGGCGGAGAGGCTACGTCCAGCGGCCCGCCTAGCCTCTTCGTAGGCACTCGCCGAGTCGCGCGAGAGGAGCTTCGCCAAAGACACCGAATCAGCCGTTTCGAATACTTCGCCAGCGTTGCGAACTTGTACATCGACATTGGTCAGGTCCGTGGCCAGAGGCACAACGCTGGCGATCGCCGCGGTGCAGTAGGTAAAGAGGGCGAAGAATTTCATGATTACAATGTGATGCTCTTTAGAGAGAGAAATCATTCGGCTTAGAAACACACCTTAATGGCCGGCAAAGcgtttaagttttataactcGACTATACGAGTCCATTTTCTTCCTCCTCGCATAGTTGAACTCCTCTCGGATGGCCCGAAATTGGGAAGCGCACTTGGCTCAATGAACAATCTTGGATTAAGTTTTGCACGCTGAGTAGGATATCTAAGTAAGTTGAGTGAATATAAGGGCCCGGTCATGGATCAGGTGTCCCTTGGTCGGTGACCCGCACTGCCGGCTCCGTGTCCACCGGAGTCGCCGGTGCTCCCGGCATTCAATTCGGAAACCCTTACCTATGCTCGCTTTCCCGGCCACCCATGCGCGCTTATTTGAAAAAGGCTGAATACAGCTGTCAGAACGATTTAGTCCAAGTACAGCATGCTTTTTAAGATGATTTAGAGCGCGATGCAGAGATACACTCAGTCACATAGAAGGCCGGCAGTTGCGTGAATAATGGACGGAGCGCTGAAGACGAAGTTGGCACGGCGCGCTTGGCTGTCAGTGATCTATTGACGGGCAGCGGCAGTGAGATATAATCATTACCTGATCAGTTGGGCGAACATGAGCCCGGATACTGCAAATGACTAGACAACTCATTTCAATATTGGAAAAGGTGGAACCACAATTACACTCTAGCACTCAAAAAAGGATTCAACAACTCACAGCACTTATTCTAGCCTTCACACCAAGACGATCATACTCACCTTGATATACAATTTCTGCTCCCAAAGCACCGGTGGTAATATCCGGGTGCTATAACTCGTCTGGGCAAAATCACGACTCCGGTTTGCTCTTAGTCAGTCCCTGGAATGATCGGGAGGTAAGAATGTTTTCAACACTGACAGTTGAAGCCCATAGCTgtttactctttataatcttccGTCTATCCTAGTTTTCTCTCACCAAGAATCCTGTATGAAGCATCAACTCGGCTCGTCTCATCACAATGCTGTCTCAtcctctcctctctctcCTCCATCTCCTTCCCCTGTTAGGCCTAGCCACCTCAAGTCTACTGCCCCGCGGCAAAGACATAGCATTCGGCGACAAATGGAAAAACCACAATGAAATCATCGCGCTCCGTCCGCGTGCCGACGAGGACCTGCTCGGCGACATTGAGCTCAAATTCGCGCCCTTCCTATATTCATGGCACGGCTGTATCCCGTACCCTGCAGTCGATGTCGACGGCAATCATGGGTAGGTAATTACTGCTAGCAAAAGCTGCATTCGCTGATCTCAATCGCCTACCAGGAGAGGCTTGAAGCCTACCGATGACGCCGGCGGTGATTGCCGCGACTTCAAGCAATCCGGTCAAACATACTCACGAGTCGGAAAATCCCATGATAGATGGGCGGTCTTATACAGCTACTATTTGCCCAAGGTCCAGGGGAAAGAAGAGCAGCATCGACATCACTGGCTGACTGTTGTCGTCTGGCTTGCTTTTGACACATGCCCGGATGATGCCAGAGTTTTCTCTCGTCGTGGCGTGAGCTACTCTACCAGCCCCGGCAACTTCGACACCACCAGGTCCAACACCCTCTTCACCGATGATGAGTACGGCCTTGGGACTCACCCTATCGTGGCGTACGATGCTGGTCAACCCATCTTCCCCTCCAGCTCAGGCCCGGACGGTGCTCTGAGACCCCCTCTGGTGGGCTGGCAGAGCCTCCCCGGTCTCGTCAAGGAGCAGTTCAATGGCATGCAGTACGAGCATACCAAAGTTCCCTTCAGCGATAACAATTTCCAGAACTTCCTGGATGCCGCCTACTCCGACGTCTTTTACAAAGACGTGCCAACTGGCCAGGATTGCGGATCCGACGACCCGCCTCAGTCCGAAATCGACCCGGACTTTGGTGAGGCCCTACCGACTTCCACAGCCCCGGTTGCGGAACCTACTGACGACGGTCTTCGCTGATGAACTGCTTGTCTTCCCTGCTGCGCCGAATATTGTACACAGATGGCATGTATGACTAGGCAAAATTTACTAGAGCAGTGTACAGTCGTGGTAGCCATGCGTGCTCGCTTTCTATAAATCAATTTGATCTCATAAACACATGTTTGATACACATTGATCTGACTATTATTACCCAAACTCTCAACTAATGTTCACGAAAGATAAAGAGCATCCGAGGATACCGTGTATGGGTTTATCTCAACTCCCAAGACATGCCATCTGTCTTCATTGTCCGTCGAGAGTCCTTTTTTGTAGTTGCCATAAAACAGGTGCACCTCTGATCAGCCCACATTGAAGCGGAAGACGGGCGTGACGGAGTAGGATTTAGGAGGCTGGCATACCTTGTCGTCATCTTGAAAGTCGGGCTAGGAAGGGTAGAAGTTTCGTATCGTTAGAAGTAACCTATCATACGGGTGTTAAATCCTACTCCATTAATGAACAGCACCTCAACTATGTGAAGACAAGCACTCCAGGTGTCTACTTTCACCAGCCGGGTCTCTGTACTACACATCAGTCATGACCGCAAACTTAACAGAAAAGCTCAACAGTCTGCTAACAATTGCAGAAGTCCCGAAACTTATCCAAGTAATGAACCTCAATCGCATTATCTTTCCACCTGGCGACTCTTCAAAGAAAAGCTAACTGAATGAAGATGGTTACTCTAAGTATTGTTTTGGATGAAATCTAAATGCGTCTAACTCTAGGTTATGTCTAACTCTATAGCCCCATGCCTCATCCCCGTCGTATCTCTTGCTTCTATTCATTATGAAGACTCCATCTACTCAACTTCAGGTGAAGTTCGCACCTGCACAGCTGATGTGTCCTTGCTTAGAAACCTCTCTTGGACCCGCCATGCATATCTCGCCGCATGGAACCCCAGAGGCCGAAACAACAGGCTAAGATCGCCTTTTCAGGCTGTTGGGGTTCATGCCAATGCCTGGAGAGAATCGACGACGCCAGCAAAGGTAGGTCTCTCAGAGACGACTGAGTTGGAGCAGCGGATGTGTAACTCCCGCAAGCGTTGTAGAATCTGCTTTCTTTCACCACTCTCCTCGACATGAGCAACACCAATCATGTCATCAATGAGGTGAGCGAATGCAAGTATCTCCAGCTTCTCAAAGTTGAATCTGCCGAGGTGCTCGTAGATCGTCGCTGCGCCAAAGTCGCCCAACAAAGCGTGTCCGTGATCGTTGAAGAGAATGTTATGCGCATATAGATCGCAGTGAGAAACTTTCCGGCTGTGAAGGTGAAGAGCAGCTGCGGCAACGCCACCCAAAAGCTCAAGAATAACCTTGACTGACAATTTCTTGCCTGGTGCATACCGGTCTCGAGTGCAAGTATCCAAGGAAGGCGGCAGGCCGAGACTCTGATAATGGGGAGGAATGAGCTGCATGATGAGGCCGTGCTTCTCTGGATGGCCCTTGATGCTGGCCAATGTGCTGATCAGATTGTCGTGCGAACCTGCTGCCAGGCAGGCGCCCATCTCATCTAGCGGTGTCCCATCGCTCGTCACCTCCCCCTTGAACAGCTTCACGGCTACCTCTTCTACCACCGAGTCGGCGAGCATCCACCTCGCTTTGAAGATATCGCCAGAGGCTCCGTGGCCCAGCAACTCCCTCATTTCAACATCCTCCCAGTCCACTTTGCGCAGCAGAGCAAGCTCCTCCTCGAGACTGATCGAGCAACAGGGATTGCCGGCAACAGACAGAAAGGCGAGTTCGGGGAGTTCAAACAGCCATTTTGGCAAGTCAGAGAAGTTATTGGCGGAGAGGCGGAGTAGGCCAAGTTTACTGCAGACCGCCATGTCATCCGGGAGGCTTGTGAGATTGTTGCCGGCAAGCATGCACTTTTGGAGCCGAGAACAGCGGCCGATGCTTCGGGGCAGTGCCTCGATGCTATTGTT
This is a stretch of genomic DNA from Colletotrichum lupini chromosome 10, complete sequence. It encodes these proteins:
- a CDS encoding necrosis inducing protein is translated as MLSHPLLSLLHLLPLLGLATSSLLPRGKDIAFGDKWKNHNEIIALRPRADEDLLGDIELKFAPFLYSWHGCIPYPAVDVDGNHGRGLKPTDDAGGDCRDFKQSGQTYSRVGKSHDRWAVLYSYYLPKVQGKEEQHRHHWLTVVVWLAFDTCPDDARVFSRRGVSYSTSPGNFDTTRSNTLFTDDEYGLGTHPIVAYDAGQPIFPSSSGPDGALRPPLVGWQSLPGLVKEQFNGMQYEHTKVPFSDNNFQNFLDAAYSDVFYKDVPTGQDCGSDDPPQSEIDPDFGEALPTSTAPVAEPTDDGLR
- a CDS encoding serine/threonine protein kinase, with the translated sequence MQDLETLRNGGYRGQGLQKLKITGTLDHFPSEILDLAETLDHLDLSGTGISVLPDDFSRLRKLKVAFFSDCRFAVFPKQLSECPELDMVAFRSNGMTTIPEGSLPPKLRWLVLTNNSIEALPRSIGRCSRLQKCMLAGNNLTSLPDDMAVCSKLGLLRLSANNFSDLPKWLFELPELAFLSVAGNPCCSISLEEELALLRKVDWEDVEMRELLGHGASGDIFKARWMLADSVVEEVAVKLFKGEVTSDGTPLDEMGACLAAGSHDNLISTLASIKGHPEKHGLIMQLIPPHYQSLGLPPSLDTCTRDRYAPGKKLSVKVILELLGGVAAAALHLHSRKVSHCDLYAHNILFNDHGHALLGDFGAATIYEHLGRFNFEKLEILAFAHLIDDMIGVAHVEESGERKQILQRLRELHIRCSNSVVSERPTFAGVVDSLQALA